CAACCCTTGGGTGGGAACCGGTCCGTCCCGCGATCTGTCGCCAGAGGTGACCCGGATCGCCCCGGCACTGGCTCGGTTGGTGACCGAGCGCCTCATCGACGCACTCGGCGGCGTCGATGCGATCGAGGCGTTCGGCAAAGCCGCGATTGTCGGAAGCACGGGCGAGATCGAGCACGGCGGCGCACTGATCCACACGCCGTACTTCGGCAACCTGATGCGCGAGTTCCTCGACGGCGAGTCGATCATCTGCTTCGCCGACAGCCGCACCGAAGCCGGTGAGCCCCTTGTGGTTCCGATGTGGCACAAGACCAAGGCAGCCACGCGTAGCCACTATCAGACCGTGAGTACTCGCGTGCCCGACGGCCCGCGCGCCGACGAACTCGTCATCGTCGCGGCCGGGTCGACCGGCCCCCGTCCGCATCCCCGCATCGGGGACCGCACCACCGACCCCGCCGTCACCGTCAAGAGTCTGGAGAGTGTCCTGTCATGAAGCTGCGCAAGATCGTCACCGTCGTCGAGGAGATCCGCACCGAGGGCGGCCGCGAGGTCAACCCACCAGCCCGCGTCGCCGTCGTCGCTGCGGTAATAGAAAATCCGTGGGCTGGTCAGGGTTTCGTGGAAGATTTGGCTCCCGGCATCGACGCAAACGCATCCGATGTGGGCGCACTGCTGGCGCCGCTCGTGCTCGAGGCCCTTGCGGAGCCCGCCGAGGCCTACGGCAAGGCCGCGATCGTCGGGCTCAACGGGGAGGTCGAGCACGGCTCGGGCCTGATCCACACGCTGAAGTTCGGCGACCACTTCCGCAAGGCTGCCGATGCCACCACACTGCTGCCCGCAGTCGAGAAGCGGGGCCCGGCAGGCGTCATCTTCGACATCCCACTCAAGCACATCACTGACGCCACCATCCGATCGCACCATCAGACCGTGGAGGTGCGCATCGCCGACGCCCCGCACGCCGACGAGATCGTCATCGCGCTGGCGGCTGCCTCACAAGGCCGGCCTCAGCAGCGCCTGGCGCCGCTGAGCAGCGAGAAGTAACGGCCCCATGGCTGCGCCGACGCTCGTGCTGTTGCACGGGGTGGGGCTCGACCACACCGTGTGGCAGCCGGTGACCGGACTGCTGGTCGACCGGTACACGGTGATCACGCCGGACCTGCCCGGGCACGGAGTCCGGCCGCCGGCCCCGGCGGGAGTGACGTTGTCGGAGTTGGCCGATGGCGTCGCCGGCGAAATCCCGGCCGGATCGCATCTGGTCGGCTTCTCCCTCGGCGCGCTCGTCGCGCAGCATCTGGCGGTGCACCGGCCGGAACTGGTCTCGACCTTGACCTCGGTCGCTTCGGTATGTCAACGCACACCGGACGAGCGGGCCGCCGTGCTGGCCCGCCTCGAGACCGCGGCCGACGACATGGCGGCGAGTTCGGCCGCGTCCCTGCACCGTTGGTACGACGGAACCGGAGTCAGCCCCGAGCAAATCGCCCGGACCGAGGCCACCCTGCTGGCCAACGACCGGGCCAGCTTCCTGAACTGCTACCGGGTGTTCGCGACGGCCGATGCCGAGATCGGCCCGCAACTCGGACAGATCAACGTGCCCGCACTGGCTGTCACCGGCTCCGACGACCCCGGCTCCACCCCGGAGATGACCGAAAGACTCGCGGCGGCCATTCCCGACTGCGAAGCCGTCGTCATCCCCGGCGCGCGGCACATGCTTCCCGTGCAATGTCCTCGCGAACTCGCCGACTGCCTCATGTCATTCATCGGAAGGTCCGTACATGTCTGATACCCCGAAACTGCAGCACTTCATCGGCGGAAAGCCCACCGAGCCGAACTCCGCCGAGTATTTCGAGAGCACCAATCCGGCCACGCGAGAGGTGCTCTATCGAGCCGCGCGCGGCAGCGCCGCGGACATCGACGCGGCTGTGGCGTCGGCCACCGAGGCCTTCAACGACCCGCGGTGGCGAGATCTGAGCCAGACCAAGCGCGGGCACCTGCTGCGCCGTCTCGGTGACCTGATCGGTGAGCACGCTGAGGAACTCGCCCGCTCGGAGTCGCTCGACAACGGAAAGCTGCTGCGTGAGATGCGCGGCCAGCTCGCCACGCTGCCCGAGTATTACTACTACTACGCCGGTTTGGCTGACAAGATCCACGGCGACGTCATCCCTACCTCGGACCGTCAGGTGCTCAACTACACCGTGCGTGAGCCGCTAGGGGTGGTCGGCGCGATCACTCCCTGGAACTCACCCCTGACGTTGACCACCAGCAAGCTCGCCCCGGCATTGTGCGCGGGGAACACCGTGGTGATCAAGCCGTCCGAATACACGTCGGCGACCGTGCTGAAGCTGGCCGCGCTGGTCATCGAGGCGGGCTTCCCGCCCGGTGCGGTCAACGTGGTCACCGGGTTCGGTACCGAGGCAGGCCAGCCACTCGTGGATCACCCTGGGCTGGCAAAGATCTCGTTCACCGGCAGCACCGCGACCGGGTCGCGGATCGCGTCCGCGACGGCAGGCCGGTTCATCGGGTCGACGCTGGAACTCGGCGGCAAGTCCCCCAACATAGTGTTCGACGACGCCAACGTGGCCAACGCCGCCACCGGTGTGGTGGCAGGCATCTTCGCGGCTGCCGGACAGACCTGCATCGCGGGCAGCCGCGTGTTCGCCCAGCGCGCCATCTACGACGAGCTGCTGGAGCGCGTCGCCGACCGGGCCCGCAGCATCCGGATGGGCAACCCGCTCGACGACGACACCGAGCTTGGCCCGCTGGCGTTCGAAGACCAGCGCGACAAGGTGGCGTCCTACGTCGACCTCGGCCGGGCAGAAGGCGCCCGGGTGCTCACGGGCGGGCAGGCCACCGACGGCGGTCTCGGCGGGTTCTTCTACGAACCAACGGTTCTGGTGGATGTCACCAATCAGATGCGCGTGGTTCGCGAAGAGATCTTCGGACCGGTCGCGGCGATCATGCCGTTCGATTCCGAGGACGAGGTCGTGCAGCTGGCCAACGACACCGAGTACGGTCTGGCGGCCGGCGTGTGGACGTCCAACCTGGCGCGGGCCCACCGGATGGCCGGCCGGCTCGACGCCGGCACCATCTGGGTCAACACCTACCGGGCCATGTCCCCGATGTCTCCCCGGCAGGGCTTCAAGAGCAGTGGCGTCGGCATCGAACATGGCACCGAGACCATGAAGGAATACACCCGGCTCAAGAGCGTGTGGATCAACACCAACGAGGGGCCGGTTCCAGACCCGTTCGTGATGCGGAGCTGACATGCCACTCGTCGAAGTCACCATCGCCGAGGGCCGTTCTGGCGAGCAGATCCGCGCCATGATGCACGAAGTGCACGAGGCCGTGCTGCGGACCGTGAACACGCAGCCTGAGCACATCCGCGTCATCGTCCGCGAGGTTACCCGGACTCATTGGGCAACAGGCGATCTCACCATCGCCGAGATGAAGGAGCAATCATGAGATTTTCGTTGTTTGTGCACATGGAGCGGTGGGACGAGTCGGTCAGCCACCGTCAGCTCTTCGAGAACCTCGCCGAGCTGTCCCTGATGGCCGAGGCCGGCGGCTTCTCCACGGTGTGGATCGGTGAGCACCACGCCATGGAGTACACGATCTCGCCGAGCCCGATGCCACTGCTGGCCTACCTGGCCGGTAAGACCTCGACGATCCGGCTGGGCGCGGGCACCATCATCGCACCGTTCTGGAATCCCATCCGGGCCGCGGGCGAATGTGCGCTGCTCGACGTGATCAGCAACGGCCGCATGGAAGTTGGCTTGGCCCGCGGCGCGTACCAGATCGAGTTCGACCGCATGATGCCCGGGCTGTCCGCCGCCGAGGGCGGCAAGCACCTGCGCGAACTGGTGCCCGCGGTGCGCAAGCTGTGGCAGGGCGACTACGCGCACGACGGCGAGATCTGGCAGTTCCCGACGTCGACGAGTGTGCCCAAGCCCGTGCAGGAGCCGATGCCGCCCATGTGGATCGCGGCACGCGACCCCGATTCGCACGACTTCGCGGTGGCCCAGGGCTGCAACGTGATGGTGACCCCACTGATGAAGGGCGACGAGGAGGTCGTCGACCTCAAGCACAAGTTCGATACCGCTGTCGGCAATCACCCGGAACTGCCCCGCCCCGAAATCATGGTGTTGCGCCACACCCACGTTCACGCCACCGAGGACCCTGACGGCTGGCGCCCCGCCGCCGCGGCGATCTCGAAGTTCTATCGCACCTTCGACGCGTGGTTCGGCAACAAGACCACTCCCGTCAATGGATTCCTCGAACCCAGCCCCGAGTCGAAGTTCGCCCAGCGTCCCGAGTTCGAACTCGAGTCCCTGCACCGGACCGCGATGATCGGCACACCGGACGAAGTCATCGAGCGTCTGCGGTCCTACCAGGAACTCGGCATCGATGAGTTCAGCTTCTGGTGCGACAACAGCCTGCCGCACGACGAGAAGCGCAAGTCGCTCGAACTGTTCATCAAAGAGGTCGTTCCCGCCTTCCAGTAAGGAGCCAACAATGAGCGGACTCCGCAGCGGTGTACGGATCAGCGCCGTCGACCTACAGGATGCCCAGCGCCGCGCCGCCATCCAGCGGGTCGCCGCGCCCGAGCAACCCGTGCTGCTCGACATCGAGGTGTTGATCGACCGAGACACCCGCGCGGCGTTCGACGCGCTCAGCGCTGCGCCCGCAAGCAGCGCGTTGCGTTACGTCGGCACGCCGCGCGGGCTCGCCGGCCTGATCGCCGACGTGCAGCGTCTCGGTATCGCCGACGGTGTGGTGCTCAAGCCTCTCAACGACAGCCCGGTCACGGACCTCATGTTGGAGGAACTTGCGCCGGGGCTGTGCGCCTGAGCCGACGTGCGAGCGCGGCACGCAACCGCGTCAGCCGGCGAACGGGTCCGCAGCCGCGGCGATACGCGCGGCGGCATCGTCGAGAATCGCCTCCCCGTGGCCGAACCCGGCGCGCTGCGCACCCGTCGCCGCGAGTTTGGCGACCGACTCGGCCAGCTCCACGCGGTCGGTGTTGAACACCCCGAGTATCACCTGGCCGTTGAACTCCGCGACCACGTCACCGGTGAGCACCGCATCGGCAGCCGGCAGATACAGCGCGATGCTGCCCGGAGTGTGGCCGGGCACGCCGATCACCCGTGCCCCGCCGGCGAAGTCCAGCACGTCACCGTCGCCCACTGCCCGGTCCACCCGGCACGCCGGACCGTGCGGGGACGCATCGAAGTCGGGCCGCAGCGTCCGCTCCCCGTCCGTCAACACCGGCAGCGGCCCCGGTTCGTCACCGCGGACGAACTCGGCATCGCCCTTGCCTGCAATGACCTCCACGTCGGACCAGTCGGCGATCTCGGCGGCCGCACCACAGTGGTCCTCGTGAAAATGGGTCAGCACGATGCGCTTGACGTGAATCCGCCGCAGGCCCAGATCGGTGAGCGCATCAGCGATGAGCTCGGCGCTGTCCGGCCACCCGGTGTCGATCAAGGTCACACCGTCAGGCTCGATCCACAGATAGCTGTTGAGCAGGTGAGCCTGGCCGCCGGGAATCCGTAGCCGGTAGAGCGACTTCGCCATCTCGAGTAGGTCGGGCATGCTTCGACGCTACCGACGTTCGAGCCGGGTCCGGCCTTGACTTCGCTCACAGCGCACTATTTCCGAACGTGCAGGTGATCAAGCCATCGCGCGGCGGCCGGCCAACGCCCGGCCCAGGGTGAGCTCGTCGGCGAACTCGAGGTCACCGCCCATCGGCAGGCCCGAGGCGATGCGGGTGACGGTCAGGCCGGGGATGTCGCGCAGCATGCGGACCAGATAGGTGGCCGTGGCCTCGCCCTCGGTGTTCGGGTCGGTGGCGATGATCACCTCGGCCACGTCGACACCGTCGACGCGCTCACCGATGCGGTTGAGCAGTTCACGGATGCGCAACTGGTCGGGCCCGACACCCGACAACGGGTCAAGCGCCCCGCCCAGCACGTGATAGCGCCCGCGGAATTCACGGGTGCGCTCGACGGCCTGCACATCCTTGGGTTCCTCGACCACGCACACCAGCGAGGCGTCGCGGCGGGGGTCACGGCAGATGCGGCACCGTTCCTCATCGGAGACGTTGCCGCACACCGCGCAGAACGTCACGCCGTCCCGGATCCGGCCGAGGACCGCGGTCAGCCGGTCGATGTCCGGCGGCTCGACGCTCAGCAGGTGAAAGGCGATCCGCTGGGCACTCTTGGGCCCGATACCGGGCAGCTTGCCCAGCTCGTCGATCAGATCCTGGACCGGACCCTCAAACATTGCGGTTCAACTCAGAGTCCCGGGATACCGAATCCACCCATGCCGCTGGCCAGCGGGCCGAGCCGGCTCTGCGCCAGGGCGGTCACCTGGTTGGACGCGTCGGCCAGGGCGCCGACGATCAGATCCTGCAGCGTCTCAGGGTCGGCCGGATCGATCACTTTGGGATCGATGGCCACCGCGATCACCTCGCCGCTGCCCTTGACCGTGACCTGCACCAGGCCACCGCCGGCCTGGCCGTGCACCTCGGCGTTGGCCAGCGCCTCCTGCGCCTCCATGAGCTGCTGCTGCACCTGCTGCGCCTGCGCCAGCAGGGCCGACATATCGGGCGTGCCTCCGGGTTGCATGACTGGTCCCCTTGCCGTGTTGGTTGCGTCTTGGTCTCGACTTGGTTGCTCTCGCCTGTCGGCGGCGATTCGGACTTCCAGCCTAGTCGGCGGGCGGGCTAGCGTGGCGCCCGTGCGAGTCCCAGCCTGCGTGCGTGTCGGCACCGCGATAGTCAGCAGCGTCGTCGTCGCTGCGACTGCCCCGGCCATCGTCGACGCTCCCCCCGCCAGTGCCGCTCCCTCCAACATCGCCGGGATGATCGTGTTCCTCGATCCCGGCCACAACGGCGCCAACGACGCGTCGATCAGCCGCCAGGTGCCCACCGGCCGTGGCGGCACCAAGGACTGTCAGGCCAGCGGCACCTCTACCGACGACGGGTTCCCCGAGCACACCTTCGCCTGGGACACCACCCTGCGAGTGCGTGCCGCGCTGAACCAGATGGGCGTGCGCACCGCGATGTCACGCGGCAACGACAACGCGCTGGGGCCATGCGTCGACGAACGCGCGGCGATGGCGAATGCGTTGCGCCCCAACGCGATCGTGTCGATCCACGCCGACGGCGGGCCGGCCAACGGCCGCGGGTTCCACGTGCTGTACTCGTCGCCGCCGCTGAACAACGCGCAGGCCGGCCCGTCGGTGCAGTTCGCCCAGACCATGCGCGATCAGCTGTCCGCGTCCGGCATCCCGCCGGCCACCTACATCGGATCCGGCGGTCTGAATCCTCGCTCGGACATCGCCGGGCTCAACCTGGCGCAGTTCCCGTCGATCCTCGTCGAGTGCGGCAACATGAAGAACCCGGTCGACTCGGCACTGATGAAAACCCCGGACGGCCGGCAGAAGTACGCCGAGGCGATCGTCCGGGGCATCGCTGCATACCTGGGTACGCAGGCGCGCTAGCTGCCTTCGACTTCCTTCTTCAGGTTCGCCAGCACCTCGTCCTGGATCTTGCGCAGGCCCAGCGGTGCGAAGGTCTTCTCGAAGAAGCCCTTGATCCCGCCGGCGCCGGTCCAGGTGGTCTTGAGGTTGACCGACGACCCGGTCCCCGCCGGGGCAACGGTCCAGTTGGTCACCAGGCTGGAATTCGCGTCCTTCTCGATCACCGTGTGCCCGGCCACATCCACCGACGCCTTGACGTCACGCACGCGGGACTCCGTGGCCTGCAGCTTCCAGGTGGCCACGGTGCCGGCACCCTGACCGCCCTCGAGCACCTGGTAATCGCGGTAATGCGAGGAAAGGATCTTCGGGCGCACGGTCTGGTAGTCCGCGATCGCGGCGAACACAGCGGCCGGTTCTGCGTTGATCAGAACCGTGCTGACCGCGCTGACCTGTCCCATCAGTCAAACTCCTTAACTCGTGTCTGCGGTCGCATCGATGGCAACCTCCGACTAGCGTATATGTGTGTCTGTTGTTACGACTGACGCACAAGCTGTCCATGCCCAGGGTGTGCAGCGCCTCTTGGACAGTTACCGCGCCATACCGCCCAATGCGACGGTTCGGCTTGCCAAGCCCACGTCGAACCTCTTCCGTGCGCGAGATCGCAACAAAGCCAAGGGCCTCGACGTCTCCGGTCTCACCAATGTGATTGCCGTCGACGCCGACGCCCGCACCGCCGACGTGGCAGGCATGTGCACCTACGAAGATCTGGTGGCCGCGACGCTCCCGCACGGCCTCGCACCGCTGGTGGTGCCGCAACTCAAGACCATCACACTGGGCGGCGCGGTCACCGGGCTGGGCATCGAGTCGACGTCGTTCCGCAACGGCCTGCCGCACGAATCGGTGCTGGAGATGGACATTCTCACCGGGACCGGCGAGATCGTCACCGCAAGCCGGGACCGGTGCTCAGACCTCTTTCATGCCTTCCCCAATTCCTATGGCACCCTCGGCTATTCGACCCGGTTGCGGATCGAGCTGGAACCTGTCACGCCGTTCGTCGAATTGCGGCACCTGCGGTTCCACTCACTGCCCGAACTGGTCGCCGCGATGGATCGGATCATCGAGACCGGCGGTCTGGACGGCACACCGGTCGATTACCTCGACGGCGTGGTGTTCAGCGCCGACGAGAGTTACCTGTGCGTCGGGTTCAAGACGACGACACCGGGTCCGGTCAGCGACTACACCGGTCAGGACATCTACTACCGCTCGATCCAGCACCCGCAGGGCGAGAAGCACGACCGGCTGACCATCCACGACTACCTGTGGCGGTGGGACACCGACTGGTTCTGGTGCTCACGGGCCTTCGGCGCCCAGAACCCGACGATCCGTCGCTTCTGGCCACGCCGACTGCGGCGCAGCAGCTTCTACTGGAAACTGGTCGGCTACGACCAGCGGTTCGACATCGCCGACCGGATCGAGAAGCGCCACGGCCGGCCACCGCGCGAGCGGGTGGTGCAGGACATCGAGGTGCCCGTCGAACACTGCGAACCGTTCCTCAAGTGGTTCCTGGACAACATTCCGATCGAACCGATCTGGCTGTGTCCCTTACGGTTACGTGAAGACGACCGCAACGGTGCGGGTTGGCCCCTCTATCCACTGCGTACCCACCACACCTACGTCAACGTGGGGTTCTGGTCCTCGGTACCCGTCGGCCCCGAGGAGGGCCACACCAACAAACTGATCGAGACCAAGGTCAGCGAGCTCGACGGGCACAAGTCCCTGTATTCCGATTCCTACTACTCGCGTGAGGACTTCGACGAGCTCTACGGCGGCGAGGCCTACAAGACCGTCAAGAAGTCCTACGACCCCGATTCACGTCTGTTTGATCTGTATTCGAAAGCCGTCTTGCGCCGATGAATGGAGAGCAGCGATGACCACCTTCAAAGAACACTCGACGCACCCAGGAGACCACAAGCTCACCCTCGCCGAGATCCTGGAGATTTTCGCCTCCGGCTCGATGCCGCTGAAATTCACCGCCTACGACGGCAGTTCCGCGGGGCCGGAGAGTGCCACGCTCGGCCTGGACCTCAAGACCCCGCGCGGCACCACGTATCTGGCCACCGCCCCCGGCGATCTCGGGTTGGCCCGCGCCTACGTGTCCGGCGACCTGGAACCGCTCGGGGTGCATCCCGGTGACCCCTACCCGCTGCTGTGCGCGCTGGCCGAGAAGATGGCGTTCAAACGTCCACCGGCCCGGGTGCTGGCCAACATCGTCCGCTCCATCGGCATCGAACATCTCAAGCCCATCGCGCCGCCTCCCCAGGAGGCGCTGCCGCGGTGGCGCCGGATGATGGAAGGCTTGCGGCACAGCAAGACCCGCGATGCCGATGCGATCCACCACCACTACGACGTCTCGAACACCTTCTACGAATGGGTGCTCGGGCCGTCGATGACCTACACCTGCGCGTGCTACCCGGACGCCGATGCCGGCCTGGAAGAAGCGCAGGACAACAAGTACCGGCTGGTGTTCGAGAAGCTGCGGCTGCAACCCGGTGACCGACTGCTCGACGTCGGCTGCGGCTGGGGCGGCATGGTGCGTTACGCGGCGCGCCACGGTGTCAACACGCTCGGGGTGACGCTGTCGCGCGAGCAGGCCCGCTGGGCGCGGCAGGCCATCGCCGACGAGGGGCTCAGCGACCTGGCGGAGGTGCGCCACGGCGACTACCGCGACATCACCGAGACCGGATTCGACGCAGTGTCCTCGATCGGGCTCACCGAGCACATCGGCGTGCACAACTACCCGGCGTACTTCGGTTTCCTCAAATCGAAGATGCGACCCGGTGCGCTGCTGCTCAACCACTGCATCACCCGCCACGACAACAGATCCGGTGCCGCCGCAGGCGGATTCATCGACCGGTACGTGTTCCCGGACGGGGAACTGACCGGCTCCGGCCGGATCATCGCCGAGGTGCAGGACGTCGGCTTGGAGGTCATGCACGAGGAGAACCTGCGCAACCACTACGCGATGACGCTGCGCGATTGGTGCGCCAACCTGGTCGAGCACTGGGACGAGGCCGTGGCCGAGGTCGGGCTGCCCACCGCGAAGGTGTGGGGCCTGTACATGGCCGGGTCACGCCTCGGCTTCGAGACGAATGTCATCCAGCTGCACCAGGTTCTGGCGGTCAAGCTCGATGACCGCGGCAGCGACGGCGGACTGCCGCTGCGGCCGTGGTGGACGGCCTAGACGAGGGCCGACTCGCGTCAGCTCTCGATCTTGCGTGCGCCCAGCTCGTTCTGCAGCAGTTCCAGCGCAACCTCCTCGGGGTCGCGACGCGGCCCGGCCTCGCTTTGCCCGGCTTCGGCGAGCATCTGCTCTTCCTCGTCCTCCTGGGACATCGGCTCGGGTTCCGGCTCCGGTTCCGGTTCGGGAATGACCCGGCCCGGGCGGGTGGGCACCCGTGGCGGAGGCTTCGCGGCCTTCGGCGGGGGCGGCGGGGCCGTCTCCGCGGTGCCGACCTCACAGCGGATCTGCCAATCCACCCCGAGCGCATCCTTCAAGGCATCCCGGATCACGTCGGCATTGCGTGACTCGGTCAGCCGCTTCGCCAGTGGCGGTGAATCATGGGACAGCACAAGGGTTTTGTCCTCGACGGCCCGCACGATCGCCCCCGATAGCATGACCTCGGTGGTGCGGCTACGTTCGCGGACCTTCTCCCGCACCGTCGTCCACATGGACCGGACCGCGGCGGCGTTGGGCTCGCCACCGGCAGCCGCGGGCGCCGATACCGGCTCGGGCTCGGGCTCGGGGGCCGGCGGCTCGGGCTCGAAGTCGGGCTCGGGCGGGAGCGGCGGCTCGGGCTCGGACGCCGGAGCGGGCGTCGGCTCGGGCATCTGAGGCGGGGGCGGTGTGGAGACCGGTTCGGGAGCGGCCACCGGCTGCGGCGCGGCGGCGGGTTCGGGAGCAGGCGTCGGGGCCGGCGCGGGTGGGGTGGGCGTCGGGGCCGGCGCAGGCGTCGGTGGCGTCGGGGCCGGCGCTGGTGGGGTTGGCGTCGGGGCCGGCGGGGGTGCCTCGGCGGCGGCCGGCGTCGCCTGACTGCGGCGGACGAAGGTCTTGGCCGGCTCGGCAGGCCGGGCCGCCGACGCCTGGGCCTCGCCGGCCGGGATCGACATGTCCAGCCGGGTCTCGATGCGTTCGATGCGCTGCAGCAGGGCCGATTCGGTGTCGTGCGCCGACGGCAGCAGCAGCCGCGCGCACACCACTTCGAGCAGCAGCCGGGGTGCGGTGGCCCCGCGCATCTCACCGAGGCCGGCGTGCACCACCTCGGCGTAGCGCGTCAGCGTGGCCGCGCCCAGCTTGGCGGCCTGCTCACGCATCCGCTCCAGCACGTCGTCCGGGGCGTCCACCACACCCCGGGTGACCGCGTCGGGCACGGCCTGCAACACAATCAGGTCGCGGAAGCGTTCCAGCAGATCGGTGGCGAAGCGCCGCGGATCATGACCGGCGTCCATCACCGCCTCCACGGCACCGAACAACGCGGCCGCATCCCCCGCCGCCAGCGCCTCGACCGCGTCGTCGATGAGCGCCATGTCGGTGGCACCGAGCAGGGCCAGCGCCCGCTGATAGGTGATGTGATTGCCGCCGCCGGCCTGTTCCGAGCCGGCCAGCAGCTGATCGAGCACCGAGAGCGTGTCGCGGGGTGAGCCGCCGCCGGCGCGGATGACCAGTGGGTACACCGCGTCGTCGACGTTGACGTTCTCTTCGGCGCAGATGCGCTCGAGCAGCGGGCGCATGGTGCGCGGCGCCAGGAGCCGGAACGGGTAGTGGTGCGTACGCGACCGGATGGTCGGCAGCACCTTCTCCGGTTCGGTGGTGGCGAAGACGAAGATCAGGTGCTCGGGTGGCTCCTCGACGATCTTG
The genomic region above belongs to Mycolicibacterium sp. HK-90 and contains:
- a CDS encoding aldehyde dehydrogenase; this encodes MSDTPKLQHFIGGKPTEPNSAEYFESTNPATREVLYRAARGSAADIDAAVASATEAFNDPRWRDLSQTKRGHLLRRLGDLIGEHAEELARSESLDNGKLLREMRGQLATLPEYYYYYAGLADKIHGDVIPTSDRQVLNYTVREPLGVVGAITPWNSPLTLTTSKLAPALCAGNTVVIKPSEYTSATVLKLAALVIEAGFPPGAVNVVTGFGTEAGQPLVDHPGLAKISFTGSTATGSRIASATAGRFIGSTLELGGKSPNIVFDDANVANAATGVVAGIFAAAGQTCIAGSRVFAQRAIYDELLERVADRARSIRMGNPLDDDTELGPLAFEDQRDKVASYVDLGRAEGARVLTGGQATDGGLGGFFYEPTVLVDVTNQMRVVREEIFGPVAAIMPFDSEDEVVQLANDTEYGLAAGVWTSNLARAHRMAGRLDAGTIWVNTYRAMSPMSPRQGFKSSGVGIEHGTETMKEYTRLKSVWINTNEGPVPDPFVMRS
- a CDS encoding Rv3717 family N-acetylmuramoyl-L-alanine amidase, which produces MAPVRVPACVRVGTAIVSSVVVAATAPAIVDAPPASAAPSNIAGMIVFLDPGHNGANDASISRQVPTGRGGTKDCQASGTSTDDGFPEHTFAWDTTLRVRAALNQMGVRTAMSRGNDNALGPCVDERAAMANALRPNAIVSIHADGGPANGRGFHVLYSSPPLNNAQAGPSVQFAQTMRDQLSASGIPPATYIGSGGLNPRSDIAGLNLAQFPSILVECGNMKNPVDSALMKTPDGRQKYAEAIVRGIAAYLGTQAR
- a CDS encoding alpha/beta fold hydrolase, whose amino-acid sequence is MAAPTLVLLHGVGLDHTVWQPVTGLLVDRYTVITPDLPGHGVRPPAPAGVTLSELADGVAGEIPAGSHLVGFSLGALVAQHLAVHRPELVSTLTSVASVCQRTPDERAAVLARLETAADDMAASSAASLHRWYDGTGVSPEQIARTEATLLANDRASFLNCYRVFATADAEIGPQLGQINVPALAVTGSDDPGSTPEMTERLAAAIPDCEAVVIPGARHMLPVQCPRELADCLMSFIGRSVHV
- the recR gene encoding recombination mediator RecR encodes the protein MFEGPVQDLIDELGKLPGIGPKSAQRIAFHLLSVEPPDIDRLTAVLGRIRDGVTFCAVCGNVSDEERCRICRDPRRDASLVCVVEEPKDVQAVERTREFRGRYHVLGGALDPLSGVGPDQLRIRELLNRIGERVDGVDVAEVIIATDPNTEGEATATYLVRMLRDIPGLTVTRIASGLPMGGDLEFADELTLGRALAGRRAMA
- a CDS encoding YbaB/EbfC family nucleoid-associated protein, with the translated sequence MQPGGTPDMSALLAQAQQVQQQLMEAQEALANAEVHGQAGGGLVQVTVKGSGEVIAVAIDPKVIDPADPETLQDLIVGALADASNQVTALAQSRLGPLASGMGGFGIPGL
- a CDS encoding amino acid synthesis family protein, producing MQDAASPSDIGLRKLVVYRESVVTEAGETPVRPALQASVAAVMRNPWVGTGPSRDLSPEVTRIAPALARLVTERLIDALGGVDAIEAFGKAAIVGSTGEIEHGGALIHTPYFGNLMREFLDGESIICFADSRTEAGEPLVVPMWHKTKAATRSHYQTVSTRVPDGPRADELVIVAAGSTGPRPHPRIGDRTTDPAVTVKSLESVLS
- a CDS encoding amino acid synthesis family protein; protein product: MKLRKIVTVVEEIRTEGGREVNPPARVAVVAAVIENPWAGQGFVEDLAPGIDANASDVGALLAPLVLEALAEPAEAYGKAAIVGLNGEVEHGSGLIHTLKFGDHFRKAADATTLLPAVEKRGPAGVIFDIPLKHITDATIRSHHQTVEVRIADAPHADEIVIALAAASQGRPQQRLAPLSSEK
- a CDS encoding LLM class flavin-dependent oxidoreductase, encoding MRFSLFVHMERWDESVSHRQLFENLAELSLMAEAGGFSTVWIGEHHAMEYTISPSPMPLLAYLAGKTSTIRLGAGTIIAPFWNPIRAAGECALLDVISNGRMEVGLARGAYQIEFDRMMPGLSAAEGGKHLRELVPAVRKLWQGDYAHDGEIWQFPTSTSVPKPVQEPMPPMWIAARDPDSHDFAVAQGCNVMVTPLMKGDEEVVDLKHKFDTAVGNHPELPRPEIMVLRHTHVHATEDPDGWRPAAAAISKFYRTFDAWFGNKTTPVNGFLEPSPESKFAQRPEFELESLHRTAMIGTPDEVIERLRSYQELGIDEFSFWCDNSLPHDEKRKSLELFIKEVVPAFQ
- a CDS encoding SRPBCC family protein; this translates as MGQVSAVSTVLINAEPAAVFAAIADYQTVRPKILSSHYRDYQVLEGGQGAGTVATWKLQATESRVRDVKASVDVAGHTVIEKDANSSLVTNWTVAPAGTGSSVNLKTTWTGAGGIKGFFEKTFAPLGLRKIQDEVLANLKKEVEGS
- a CDS encoding tautomerase family protein: MPLVEVTIAEGRSGEQIRAMMHEVHEAVLRTVNTQPEHIRVIVREVTRTHWATGDLTIAEMKEQS
- a CDS encoding MBL fold metallo-hydrolase, producing the protein MPDLLEMAKSLYRLRIPGGQAHLLNSYLWIEPDGVTLIDTGWPDSAELIADALTDLGLRRIHVKRIVLTHFHEDHCGAAAEIADWSDVEVIAGKGDAEFVRGDEPGPLPVLTDGERTLRPDFDASPHGPACRVDRAVGDGDVLDFAGGARVIGVPGHTPGSIALYLPAADAVLTGDVVAEFNGQVILGVFNTDRVELAESVAKLAATGAQRAGFGHGEAILDDAAARIAAAADPFAG